One Diabrotica virgifera virgifera chromosome 3, PGI_DIABVI_V3a genomic window carries:
- the LOC126882599 gene encoding uncharacterized protein LOC126882599, with translation MEDLKKKRTPLKAKITRIENWLSQKASTEKDALQFQFRQTELKTCFLKYEEIMDQIDEIDEAGTEAEDRVTTEQKYFSILAGLQRKMDELLFGPPPLRSNSTQLTVATAKVRLPEITMQTYSGSFSEFNSFYQLFEAAIVNNEELNNVQRFIYLKSFLRNEPLQLIDNIEVVEENFDIAIKTLKDRYENKSRVISLHIQKLLKARSLVKSNSKALREFLTLAQQTLLALKNMSVPIEL, from the coding sequence ATGGAAGACCTCAAGAAAAAAAGGACGCCTTTGAAGGCTAAAATTACAAGAATTGAAAACTGGCTCTCACAAAAGGCTAGTACGGAAAAGGATGCGCTACAATTTCAATTTCGGCAAACAgaattaaaaacctgttttttaaaatatgaagaaataatGGATCAGATAGACGAGATTGATGAAGCCGGTACTGAAGCAGAAGACAGGGTGAcaactgagcaaaaatatttctcTATTCTCGCGGGCCTACAGCGTAAGATGGACGAGTTATTGTTCGGCCCCCCTCCTCTTAGATCAAATAGCACTCAGTTAACTGTGGCCACTGCTAAGGTTAGGCTTCCGGAGATCACCATGCAAACGTATTCCGGGTCATTCTCTGAGTTCAACTCGTTCTACCAGCTCTTCGAGGCGGCTATAGTGAACAATGAAGAACTCAATAATGTGCAACGATTTATTTACCTCAAATCGTTCCTGCGAAATGAACCCCTCCAGTTGATCGACAACATCGAAGTTGTCGAAGAAAATTTCGATATAGCTATAAAAACTCTCAAAGATCGCTACGAAAACAAATCGCGAGTGATTAGCTTACACATTCAAAAATTGTTAAAGGCTCGATCTCTAGTTAAAAGTAATTCAAAGGCATTACGCGAATTTTTAACTCTAGCTCAGCAGACGCTGCTCGCTTTGAAAAATATGTCCGTACCAATTGAGCTTTAG